In Paralichthys olivaceus isolate ysfri-2021 chromosome 1, ASM2471397v2, whole genome shotgun sequence, the following are encoded in one genomic region:
- the hdc gene encoding histidine decarboxylase produces MKELLPDAAPSEPEDWESIFEDIEKVIMPGVVHWQSPHMHAYYPSLTSWPSMLGDMLADAINCVGFTWASSPACTELEMNVMDWLCKALGLPSFFLHHHPDSRGGGILQSTVSESTLVALLAARKDKILQLRAELDQDVDDSVLNARLVAYASDQAHSSVEKAGLISLVKIRFLPTDEQLSLRGDVLKQAIQEDRMMGLVPFMLCATLGTTGVCAFDQLSELGPVCTEEGLWLHVDAAYAGSAYFCPELRWSLEGIEFAHSFVFNPSKWMMVHFDCTAFWVKDKYKLQQTFSVDPVYLRHENSQAATDFMHWQIPLSRRFRSLKLWFVMRSFGLKNLQAHIRHGITMAKLLESHIRSDPNFEVPVERHLGLVVFCLKAGNALTQELLRRLTRSGSMYLIPADIHTKRIIRFTVTSQFTTADDILQDWSIISKMASNLLAETQGLNNADPPNTGEDEVIGAEANQDPDLDTRSDEKEDAASRLDKAQVELWIDKAWNRPRRTMRSLSCSSEPLPYTFTGTVSGYDFDTRPILKDAAGGLPTPSTTGSGAMYKITEMPSNLLGKQVLKKLTKFYSVPSFCNPWVQCGRHQLCCPLKVSQVAQKHLSSSCRRMNCMTTSPIANTAPSPNPLETASAPKLL; encoded by the exons ATGAAGGAGCTTCTCCCTGACGCGGCCCCTTCAGAGCCCGAGGACTGGGAGAGCATCTTCGAAGACATTGAGAAAGTCATCATGCCGGGA GTGGTTCACTGGCAGAGCCCTCACATGCACGCCTACTACCCCAGTCTGACCTCATGGCCCTCGATGCTCGGGGACATGCTGGCCGACGCCATCAACTGCGTTGGATTCACCTGG GCCTCCAGCCCAGCGTGTACAGAGTTGGAGATGAATGTGATGGACTGGTTGTGTAAAGCACTGGGGCTCCCCTCCTTCTTCCTGCATCACCATCCTGACAGCAGAGGTGGAGGCATACTGCAG AGCACAGTCAGTGAGAGCACCCTAGTCGCTCTGCTGGCTGCCAGGAAGGACAAAATCTTGCAGCTGCGGGCTGAGCTCGACCAGGACGTGGACGACTCTGTCCTCAACGCAAGACTGGTGGCCTATGCTTCAGATCAG GCCCATTCCTCCGTGGAGAAGGCAGGTCTGATCTCTCTGGTGAAGATTAGATTTCTGCCAACAGATGAGCAGTTGTCTCTGAGAGGAGACGTCTTAAAACAAGCCATACAAGAAGACAGGATGATGGGACTTGTCCCTTTCATG CTGTGTGCAACTCTGGGAACTACAGGAGTGTGTGCCTTTGACCAGCTGTCTGAACTGGGACCAGTGT GTACAGAAGAGGGACTGTGGCTCCATGTTGATGCTGCGTATGCCGGCTCAGCGTACTTCTGTCCTGAGCTGCGCTGGTCGCTGGAGGGCATTGAGTTCGCTCACTCTTTTGTCTTCAACCCTTCCAAGTGGATGATGGTTCATTTTGACTGCACGGCCTTCTG GGTGAAAGATAAATATAAGCTGCAGCAAACCTTCAGTGTTGATCCAGTTTATCTCAGACATGAAAACTCACAGGCAGCCACTGACTTCATG CATTGGCAAATTCCCCTCAGTCGACGTTTCCGTTCTCTCAAACTCTGGTTTGTCATGCGCTCCTTCGGGCTGAAAAACCTTCAGGCTCATATCAGACAT gGGATTACGATGGCAAAGCTCTTAGAGTCTCACATAAGGAGTGATCCAAATTTCGAGGTTCCGGTTGAGAGGCACCTTGGCCTGGTGGTCTTCTGTCTGAAA GCAGGAAATGCTTTGACCCAGGAGCTGCTGAGGAGACTGACCCGGTCAGGCAGCATGTACCTCATCCCTGCAGACATTCACACCAAACGCATCATCCGcttcacagtgacctcacagtTCACTACTGCAGATGACATCCTGCAGGACTGGAGCATCATCTCCAAAATGGCCTCCAACCTTCTGGCTGAGACGCAGGGTCTGAATAATGCAGACCCACCAAACAcaggggaggatgaggtgatAGGAGCAGAAGCGAACCAAGACCCAGACTTGGACACCAGATCTGATGAGAAGGAGGACGCTGCGTCCAGGCTGGACAAAGCTCAAGTGGAGCTTTGGATTGACAAGGCTTGGAACCGACCCAGGAGAACAATGCGTTCTCTTAGCTGCAGCAGCGAGCCTCTGCCGTACACGTTCACAGGGACAGTGTCTGGCTATGACTTCGACACGAGGCCCATTCTTAAAGATGCCGCCGGTGGCCTCCCCACGCCATCAACAACAGGATCCGGTGCTATGTATAAGATCACAGAGATGCCTTCGAATCTTCTGGGTAAACAGGTCCTGAAGAAGCTGACAAAGTTCTACAGCGTGCCCAGTTTCTGCAACCCGTGGGTGCAGTGTGGTCGGCACCAGCTGTGCTGCCCCTTGAAGGTTTCACAGGTCGCTCAAAAACACTTGTCCTCGAGCTGCAGAAGAATGAACTGTATGACGACCTCTCCCATAGCCAACACAGCTCCCTCTCCGAACCCACTGGAAACCGCCTCTGCACCCAAGCTCCTGTAA
- the LOC109625006 gene encoding long-chain fatty acid transport protein 2-like, whose protein sequence is MLLYVIFTFLAIWPFLLFARNRYVWADLCFAITSIQIALRIGRIKKQKPFYSILDSFLDKVATQPQKTFIVFEGSSYSYHEADRQSNRVARALQEHAGLKEGDTVALIAGNEPNFIWTWLAVTKLGCTASLLNSNIRSKSLLHCFSCCGAKVLVAAADLRGAVEEVLPTLNQQGVRVFIFSEECDVEGIESLTDKIQHASDQPLSRQLRANVNHKSAALYIYTSGTTGLPKAAVINHERLWLSSFFISVAGIRSDDIIYTYLPLYHSAGFLMGLCGAIDKGMTVVLRRKFSASQFWNDCRKYNVTVIQYIGEIMRYLCNTPKSDIDRDHKVRMAIGNGIRADTWEEFLQRYGNIRIVECYGATEGNAGFVNYIGKIGAIGKENFIHKMGYSYKLIRYDTEKEEPVRDSRGFCIEVPNGETGLFVVKIGERTPFVGYAKNTQQTEKKKLRDVFVKGDLYFNSGDLLKIDHEGFVFFQDRIGDTFRWKGENVATTEVADHLLLVDCIEEANVYGVKVPGHEGRIGMAAVKLKDNMDFDSKATYQHVKNFLPSYARPRFIRIQDALVVNGTFKQMKVKLSEEGFNPAIISDPLFFLEDSEGYVPMTQEMYDSITEGRNRL, encoded by the exons atgcTTTTATACGTCATTTTTACGTTTTTGGCAATTTGGCCGTTTTTGCTTTTCGCGAGAAACCGATACGTTTGGGCAGATCTGTGTTTCGCGATCACTTCGATCCAAATCGCGTTACGCATTGGCAGGATCAAGAAGCAGAAACCTTTCTACAGCATTTTGGATAGCTTTCTGGACAAAGTGGCCACGCAGCCACAGAAGACGTTCATCGTTTTCGAAGGGAGCTCGTACTCGTACCATGAGGCCGACAGACAGAGCAACAGGGTGGCCAGAGCTCTGCAGGAGCACGCCGGCCTCAAGGAGGGGGACACGGTGGCCCTGATTGCGGGCAACGAGCCAAACTTCATCTGGACCTGGTTGGCTGTGACCAAACTTGGCTGCACGGCCTCTCTGCTCAACTCCAACATCAGGTCCAAGTCTCTGCTGCACTGCTTCTCCTGCTGCGGAGCCAAGGTCctggtggctgctgctg ATTTACGAGGGGCTGTGGAGGAGGTGTTGCCCACCTTAAACCAACAGGGTGTCCGCGTGTTCATCTTCAGTGAGGAGTGTGATGTGGAGGGCATCGAAAGCCTCACGGATAAAATTCAGCACGCCTCAGACCAGCCTCTGTCCCGTCAGCTGAGGGCCAACGTAAACCACAAGAGTGCAGCGCTGTACATCTATACCTCAGGAACCACAG GGCTTCCCAAGGCTGCTGTAATTAACCACGAGAGACTATGGTTGTcgtctttctttatttctgttgcTGGCATTCGCTCGGACGACATTATCTACACATACCTGCCCCTCTACCACAGTGCAGGCTTTCTGATGGGACTGTGTGGAGCCATAGACAAAG GCATGACTGTGGTTTTGAGACGTAAATTCTCTGCCTCTCAGTTCTGGAACGACTGTAGAAAGTACAACGTGACAGTCATTCAGTACATAGGAGAGATTATGCGCTACCTATGCAACACACCGAAG AGCGACATTGACAGAGATCATAAAGTCCGAATGGCCATCGGAAACGGGATAAGGGCCGACACCTGGGAAGAGTTCCTGCAGAGATATGGGAACATTCGTATCGTTGAATGCTACGGAGCGACGGAGGGGAATGCTGGCTTTGTCAACTACATTGGAAAAATTGGAGCTATTGGCAAAGAGAATTTTATACACaag ATGGGATATTCCTATAAACTCATAAGGTACGATACAGAGAAGGAAGAGCCTGTCCGAGACTCCAGAGGATTCTGTATTGAAGTCCCCAATG GAGAAACCGGTTTATTCGTGGTGAAGATTGGAGAAAGAACGCCTTTCGTTGGCTACGCCAAGAACACgcagcagacagagaagaagaagctgagagATGTCTTTGTGAAGGGCGACCTCTACTTTAACAGCGGCGACCTGCTGAAGATCGACCATGAGGGATTTGTCTTCTTTCAAGATCGCATTGGAGACACTTTCAG gtggaaaggagaaaatgtggcAACCACAGAGGTGGCAGATCATTTGCTCTTGGTGGACTGCATTGAGGAGGCTAATGTCTATGGTGTGAAGGTGCCAG GACATGAGGGAAGAATTGGAATGGCTGCAGTAAAGCTGAAGGACAACATGGACTTTGACAGCAAAGCTACGTATCAGCACGTCAAAAACTTCCTCCCCAGCTATGCAAGACCACGCTTCATTCGCATACAG GATGCACTGGTAGTGAATGGAACATTTAAGCAAATGAAGGTGAAGCTGTCAGAGGAGGGCTTCAACCCCGCCATCATCAGCGATCCCTTGTTCTTCCTGGAGGACAGTGAAGGCTACGTACCGATGACTCAGGAGATGTACGACTCCATCACAGAGGGAAGAAACCGTCTCTAA
- the LOC109624942 gene encoding uncharacterized protein: protein MKAKALSVRECTWMSEECHPVEELNMETNRDGLCLPNIFKSKKVKPLSRSHSGPTYQVYYTARELLLEVLDRGAVRELIRRAAGVKAGANHPLYIQSREQSTDLSGEEYAEALTWFSVFLQSGLSVGDDSSFGSELTLKLDGWQGVLRRNSFQNKLLSLSRLEDGDKLESLFAFCSHLTRRYQTFYTPSQNLAVKKYQLFYQQGPCSLHVALLCDLSSGFICNMYLYCPEQLRRQSRKPVVEQVVEHLLRPFCSNRHVVQLDRSAWMEGRVTDIFSGLGLNIHFVPTVKRPVVDPAVVDSLSQLVAHLQGWTGPALLPLPDLRGPVVDVFLPGLWVTLHTICINTFVLHTLQSSGRQVHLREFTRTLASQLNTDSSITVPVLPQLNSSSHQETSLKNVSKQRVKSFSYGDLRDHERKRWNMPGVCGLDNFGNSCYLNAVLQCLCSTVPLVEHLLNQDNRKELARSKCRVAEVFVRLLEEMWLGRSSSCAPVEARSVLCSILPQFNNYSQQDAQELLLFLLNALHDNLKKVAKRHMRRMRKDQSKNCTTAAGDSTIVSHLFEGQLSYTTLCTQCNYQAHSTQAFTVLSLAIPTGVLKCSIQDCLSLFFEQSVLSGGEKMLCSVCGLRRETALLTCLDKPPEILMLHLKRFGCKGKNQVKLRTNVIFPTKLDLTQFLSSSVQNTSYSSYRLYAVVNHAGHLNMGHYTALCHNTLTRSWHCFDDSAVREVQDGFVQSPNAYLLFYSRKPFHNPKIHGLYQANTQ, encoded by the exons ATGAAGGCAAAGGCTCTGTCAGTGAGGGAGTGCACCTGGATGTCGGAGGAGTGCCACccagtggaggagctgaacaTGGAGACCAACAGAGACGGCCTCTGTTTGCCAAACATCTTCAAATCCAAAAAAGTGAAGCCGCTCAGCAGGAGTCACAGTGGCCCCACTTACCAGGTCTACTACACTGCCAGGGAGCTCCTGCTGGAGGTGCTGGACAGAGGAGCTGTGCGGGAGCTGATTCGGAGAGCTGCCGGCGTGAAGGCAGGAGCCAATCATCCACTCTACatccagagcagagagcagagcacTGATCTATCCGGGGAGGAGTACGCCGAGGCGTTGACGTGGTTCTCTGTTTTCCTACAGAGCGGCCTGTCTGTAGGGGACGACAGCAGCTTTGGTTCTGAGCTGACCCTGAAACTGGATGGATGGCAGGGTGTCCTGAGGAGAAACAGCTTCCAGAACAAACTCCTGTCACTGAGCAGACTGGAGGATGGAGACAAGCTGGAATCCCTCTTTGCTTTTTGCAGCCACTTGACCAGGCGCTACCAGACCTTCTACACACCCAGTCAAAACCTGGCCGTGAAGAAGTACCAGCTCTTCTACCAGCAGGGTCCCTGCTCTCTCCATGTTGCCCTCCTCTGCGACCTGAGCTCAGGGTTCATCTGCAACATGTATCTGTACTGTCCAGAGCAGCTCCGGAGGCAGAGCAGGAAGCCAGTGGTGGAGCAGGTGGTGGAACACCTGCTGAGACCGTTCTGCAGCAACAGACACGTGGTTCAGCTGGACCGCTCTGCGTGGATGGAGGGCAGGGTCACAGACATCTTCTCTGGCCTCGGGCTCAATATTCATTTTGTTCCCACTGTGAAAAGACCAGTCGTGGACCCAGCGGTCGTGGACTCGCTCTCTCAACTCGTAGCCCACCTGCAGGGCTGGACCGGCCCTGCTCTACTTCCTCTGCCGGACCTGAGAGGACCGGTGGTGGATGTGTTTCTCCCGGGCCTCTGGGTGACGCTACACACGATCTGCATCAACACATTCGTGCTGCACACTCTGCAGAGCTCAGGCAGACAGGTCCACCTGAGGGAGTTCACCAGGACGCTGGCCTCTCAGCTGAACACGGACAGCAGCATCACTGTGCCTGTTTTACCTCAGCTCAACAGCAGCTCCCACCAAGAGACGAGCCTGAAGAATGTGTCCAAGCAAAG GGTCAAGTCCTTCAGCTATGGTGATCTGAGGGACCATGAGAGAAAGAGGTGGAACATGCCTGGAGTGTGTGGTTTGGACAACTTTGGAAACTCCTGCTACTTGAatgctgtgctgcagtgtctctgCTCCACTGTGCCGCTCGTGGAGCACCTCCTCAACCAGGACAATCGCAAAGAGCTGGCAAG GTCCAAGTGCCGGGTGGCCGAGGTGTTTGTGCGCCTGCTGGAAGAGATGTGGCTGGGCCGGAGCTCCAGTTGTGCCCCGGTGGAGGCTCGATCTGTGCTGTGCTCCATCCTCCCCCAGTTCAACAACTACTCCCAGCAAGACGCCCAGGAACTGCTGCTCTTTCTCCTAAACGCACTGCATGACAACCTGAAAAAA gTTGCAAAGCGCCACATGCGACGGATGAGAAAAGACCAGAGCAAAAACTGCACCACTGCAGCTGGAGACTCCACCATCGTGTCACATCTGTTCGAGGGTCAGCTAAGCTACACGACCCTCTGCACGCAATGCAACTACCAGGCTCACAGCACACAGGCCTTCACCGTCCTGTCCTTAGCCATTCCCACAGGCGTCCTCAAGTGCTCCATTCAG GACTGCCTGTCACTGTTCTTCGAGCAGTCTGTCCTGAGCGGAGGAGAGAAGATgctgtgttccgtgtgtggacTCAGGAGAGAAACAGCGTTGCTGACTTGTTTGGACAAACCTCCCGAGATCCTGATGCTCCACCTGAAACG GTTTGGATGTAAAGGGAAGAACCAGGTGAAACTGAGGACGAATGTAATTTTCCCCACAAAGCTCGATCTCACTCAGTTTCTGTCCAGCTCAGTTCAAAACACCTCATACTCTTCATACCGCCTGTACGCTGTCGTG AACCATGCAGGTCACCTGAACATGGGTCACTACACGGCCCTGTGCCACAACACCCTGACCCGGAGCTGGCACTGTTTTGATGACTCGGCTGTCCGAGAGGTGCAGGATGGGTTCGTGCAGTCTCCAAATGCATATCTGCTGTTTTACAGTCGCAAGCCTTTCCACAATCCAAAGATCCATGGACTCTATCAGGCCAACACCCAGTAG
- the usp8 gene encoding ubiquitin carboxyl-terminal hydrolase 8, whose product MPAVSTGVKELYLSTSLGDLNKKAEIRPDKTSTRSYVQSACKIFKAAEEFRLDRDEEKAYVMYMKYLTVYDIIKKRPDFKDQPDYYMTMLGQNSFKKAIEEAEKLSDSLKLRYEEVEVRKKLEEKERQEEKKRKEEMTEKDGGQGSPKASSANKKDSKKVKGEQNELKNATSKAGVPAGGITAEKLFHMMKDQTITIIVMDARSHTNFEESHIQVPVQTCISVPEEAISPGITVNQIETKLPDVSKEQWRRRGFVDYIILLDWFSSVTDLKLGTTLQSLKDALFKWDSMTILRSEPLVLEGGYENWLLFYPMYTTNAKVRPPRQNITNTLPQLNFSYPSLEEVKPPTPTQPEPKVIPKSQEATGPVLVNGVTPADPPTSKSSMVSDRLPDIVDSQDNVSTHTGLDLNKKGPSSQSPATAKAFPQFDRAKKPFVQVSDEPKPSQNGSAKDSSQNGPVVPDRSAKPSFMPNTSLSKEEQSQIHSEAVAVMEKARQEQEKRVQVRRLEEERREKEQKEKELKERQEREESEKMKKEEEETKHQEKKKLERQKAEEEEDKESRTWEEKERRRKEQNSDTPSKSMSLDSPAPNHIVSEMKREPLTRARSEEMGRSVPGLPDGWMKFLDTVTGTYRYYHSPTNRVHLYPPEVTVPQTPPSTPPTAKQKPPRPAEQDAKTDCEREQSKLKRSYSSPDISQDLREEAQKKAPAPNIAPVIPTINRETKPVNAKVYSKVEIARPSAAKIRSLNPTFGGQGTSLTGLRNLGNTCYMNSILQCLCNTPAMAEYFNNNLYMEDINRYNILGHKGEVAEEFGVIMKALWSGLYKCISPRDFKVTIGKINEQFYGYDQQDSQELLLFLMDGLHEDLNKADNRKRYKEEENDHMDDQAAADLAWSKHKLLNESIIVALFQGQFKSTVQCLTCHRKSRTFETFMYLSLPLASTSKCSLQDCLRLFSKEEKLTDNNKVFCRHCKAHRDSTKKLEIWKVPPILLVHLKRFSYEGRWKQKLQTTVDFPLDCLDLAQYVIGPKQNQKRYCLYGVSNHYGGLDGGHYTAYCKNATKQRWYKFDDHEVSEISTSSVKSSAAYILFYSTL is encoded by the exons ATGCCTGCCGTGTCCACCGGGGTCAAAGAGCTGTACCTGTCCACATCTCTGGGAGACCTCAACAAGAAGGCGGAGATCAGGCCGGACAAGACGAGCACCAGGAG CTATGTTCAGAGTGCCTGCAAAATCTTCAAGGCGGCAGAGGAGTTCCGTCTGgacagagatgaggagaaagCTTATGTTATGTACATGAAGTATTTAACAGTATATGACATCATCAAGAAAAGACCAGACTTCAAGGACCAACCG GACTATTACATGACCATGCTTGGGCAAAACAGCTTCAAGAAAGCCATCGAAGAAGCTGAGAAGCTTTCTGATAGTCTTAAACTCAG GTATGAGGAAGTGGAGGTTCGTAAAaaactggaggagaaggagaggcaagaggaaaaaaaaagaaaagaggaaatgacgGAGAAAGATGGTGGTCAAGGGTCTCCAAAAGCATCATCAGCAAACAAGAAGGACAGCAAAAAG GTAAAAGGAGAGCAGAATGAGCTGAAGAATGCAACCTCAAAGG CTGGGGTCCCAGCTGGTGGAATCACAGCTGAGAAACTGTTCCACATGATGAAGGATCAGACGATTACAATAATTGTGATGGATGCTCGCAGCCACACAAACTTTGAGGAATCCCACATTCAAGTCCCAGTGCAGACCTGCATCAGCGTGCCTGAGGAAGCAATTAGCCCAGG AATCACTGTGAATCAGATTGAGACAAAGCTACCGGATGTGTCCAAAGAGCAATGGAGGCGGCGGGGATTTGTGGATTATATTATCCTGCTGGACTGGTTCAGTTCTGTCACGGACCTTAAACTGGGCACCACCTTGCAGAGCCTCAAAGATGCACTcttcaag TGGGACAGCATGACCATCCTGCGTAGTGAACCACTGGTGTTGGAGGGCGGCTACGAGAACTGGCTGCTGTTTTACCCCATGTACACGACCAACGCTAAAGTTCGGCCCCCCAGACAGAATATCACCAACACCCTCCCTCAGT TGAACTTCAGCTACCCATCCCTAGAGGAAGTAAAGCCCCCGACCCCGACTCAACCAGAGCCTAAAGTCATACCCAAGTCTCAGGAAGCCACAGGTCCTGTGTTGGTGAACGGCGTGACACCAGCAGATCCCCCAACATCTAAATCTTCCATGGTTAGCGACAGATTGCCAGACATTGTTGATTCCCAGGACAATGTTTCCACTCATACTGGTCTAGACCTTAATAAAAAGGGCCCATCCAGCCAGTCACCTGCAACAGCCAAAGCCTTTCCACAG TTTGACCGTGCCAAGAAACCCTTTGTCCAGGTGTCAGACGAGCCTAAGCCCAGCCAGAACGGTTCAGCAAAGGACTCCAGCCAGAATGGCCCAGTTGTCCCTGACCGCTCTGCCAAACCATCCTTCATGCCCAACACTTCTCTGTCTAAGGAGGAGCAGAGTCAGATACACTCTGAGGCGGTGGCAGTGATGGAGAAGGCGAGGCAAGAGCAGGAAAAACGTGTCCAGGTGCGACGTTTAGAGGAGGAGAGGCGGGAGAaggaacagaaagagaaggagctgaaagaaaggcaagaaagagaggagagtgagaagatgaaaaaggaagaagaggagacgaAGCAtcaggagaaaaagaaactggAAAGGCaaaaagcagaagaagaggaagacaaagagagcaggacctgggaggagaaagagaggaggagaaaggagcagAACTCTGACACACCCTCGAAGAGTATGTCTCTGGATTCACCTGCTCCCAACCACATTGTTAGTGAAATGAAG AGGGAGCCCCTGACTAGAGCAAGGAGTGAAGAGATGGGCAGGAGTGTACCAGGCCTTCCAGATGGCTGGATGAAG TTCCTTGATACCGTTACGGGAACATACCGATACTACCATTCTCCAACCAACCGCGTCCACTTGTACCCTCCTGAGGTCACCGTTCCACAGACCCCACCCTCCACTCCGCCAACAGCTAAACAGAAACCACCACGACCAGCTGAGCAGGATGCCAAAACTGACTGTGAGCGGGAACAGTCTAAACTGAAACGCTCCTACTCCTCCCCTGACATCAGCCAGGACCTGAGAGAGGAGGCCCAGAAGAAAGCCCCCGCCCCAAACATCGCTCCTGTCATACCCACCATCAACAGAGAGACCAA ACCTGTCAATGCTAAAGTCTATTCTAAAGTGGAGATTGCGCGGCCGTCAGCTGCCAAAATTCGCAGCCTGAATCCTACTTTTGGAGGTCAGGGCACGTCACTGACTGGCCTTCGTAACCTTGGAAACACATGTTACATGAACTCCATCCTGCAGTGTCTGTGTAACACCCCGGCCATGGCTGAGTACTTCAACAACAATCTCTACATGGAGGACATCAACAG GTACAACATCCTCGGTCATAAAGGGGAGGTGGCAGAAGAGTTTGGCGTGATCATGAAGGCGCTGTGGTCCGGTCTGTACAAGTGCATCAGTCCGCGAGACTTCAAGGTCACCATAGGCAAGATCAACGAACAGTTTTATGGCTACGACCAGCAAGACTcccaggagctgctgctgttcctcATGGATGGGCTGCACGAGGACCTCAACAAG GCGGACAACAGGAAGCGGTAcaaggaggaggaaaatgacCATATGGACGATCAGGCGGCAGCTGACCTGGCGTGGAGCAAACACAAGCTGCTGAACGAGTCCATCATCGTAGCGCTGTTCCAGGGGCAGTTCAAGTCCACGGTGCAGTGTCTGACCTGCCATCGCAAGTCACGGACATTTGAGACCTTTATGTACCTGTCGCTGCCTCTGGCCTCCACCAGCAAGTGCTCCCTGCAG GATTGTCTGAGGCTGTTCTCCAAGGAAGAGAAGCTGACAGACAACAACAAGGTGTTCTGCAGACACTGCAAGGCCCACAGAGATTCCACCAAGAAACTGGAGATCTGGAAAGTCCCACCCATTCTCCTGGTGCACTTAAAACG ATTCTCGTATGAGGGGAGATGGAAACAGAAGCTGCAGACAACCGTGGACTTTCCTCTAGACTGTCTGGACCTGGCTCAGTATGTTATTGGACCCAAACAGAACCAGAAGAGATACTGTCTGTATGGAGTTTCT AACCACTACGGGGGATTAGATGGCGGCCATTACACCGCGTACTGTAAGAACGCCACCAAGCAGCGCTGGTACAAGTTTGACGACCACGAGGTGTCAGaaatctccacctcctctgtcaAGTCATCCGCAGCTTACATCCTTTTTTACTCCACCCTGTGA